One genomic region from Bacillus sp. SLBN-46 encodes:
- the arsD gene encoding arsenite efflux transporter metallochaperone ArsD: MSKVEIFDPALCCPTGVCGPSVDPELTRVATSIFVLEKKGFDIRRYNLGTEPAKFVENKEVNKVLHEKGPDSLPVTIVDGRIAKIGMYPTNQEFSEWFGLKAEELTEKPKVRLKIDLKSTK; encoded by the coding sequence ATGAGTAAAGTAGAAATCTTTGATCCAGCATTGTGCTGCCCCACAGGTGTGTGTGGGCCTAGCGTAGATCCTGAGTTAACAAGAGTAGCAACATCTATCTTTGTATTGGAGAAAAAAGGATTTGATATTAGACGCTATAACCTTGGAACGGAACCTGCCAAATTTGTTGAAAATAAAGAAGTAAATAAAGTCCTTCATGAAAAAGGACCTGACTCGCTGCCTGTGACTATCGTTGATGGAAGGATTGCTAAGATTGGCATGTATCCGACCAACCAAGAATTTTCTGAATGGTTCGGCCTTAAAGCGGAGGAGCTTACCGAAAAACCAAAAGTCCGTCTGAAAATTGATTTAAAATCCACCAAATAA
- the arsC gene encoding arsenate reductase (thioredoxin): protein MENKKTIYFLCTGNSCRSQMAEGWAKKHLSSEWEVKSAGLEAHGLNPNAVKAMKEAGIDISKQTSDVIDPTILNNADLVVTLCGHAADHCPVTPPHVKRVHWGFDDPAKAEGTEEEKWAFFQRVRDEIGDRIHRFAETGE, encoded by the coding sequence ATGGAAAACAAAAAAACAATTTACTTCTTATGTACAGGAAATTCCTGCCGCAGCCAAATGGCTGAGGGCTGGGCTAAGAAACATTTGAGCAGTGAGTGGGAGGTCAAAAGTGCTGGTCTTGAGGCACATGGCTTAAACCCTAACGCAGTAAAAGCAATGAAGGAAGCTGGCATTGACATCTCTAAACAAACATCTGATGTAATTGATCCTACTATTTTAAATAATGCGGACTTAGTTGTTACATTGTGCGGTCATGCTGCAGACCACTGCCCTGTTACTCCTCCACATGTAAAACGGGTTCACTGGGGCTTTGATGACCCAGCTAAAGCAGAAGGAACGGAAGAAGAAAAATGGGCATTCTTCCAACGTGTCCGTGATGAAATCGGGGACCGTATTCATCGTTTTGCTGAAACTGGCGAGTAA